A DNA window from Chlamydia felis Fe/C-56 contains the following coding sequences:
- a CDS encoding class I SAM-dependent methyltransferase: MSHYTFKKKRSRSSGKAYEKSTSWESIAEDYHKIVQNKGHFYHKEVIIPKLLPLLDLKSKDSLVDIGCGQGILERVIPKECGYLGLDISPSLISIARNLRKSRSHAFAIQDLTKNLEVENIRSFSHAVAILSLQNMENPDQAIKNTSKLLCDKGRFLMVLNHPCFRIPRVSSWHYDEDKKLLSRKIDRYLSKMIIPIIAHPGKKQSESSISFHFPLSYWTQALARFGFVIENMEEWISPKKSIGTRAKAENVCREEFPLFLLISCIKINNI; the protein is encoded by the coding sequence CATCTTGGGAATCCATAGCTGAAGATTATCATAAAATCGTTCAGAATAAAGGGCATTTTTATCATAAAGAAGTCATAATTCCTAAACTGCTTCCTTTATTAGATTTAAAATCAAAAGACTCCTTAGTGGATATCGGTTGCGGTCAGGGAATTTTAGAAAGAGTGATTCCCAAGGAATGTGGGTATCTAGGTTTAGATATTTCTCCTAGTCTGATTTCTATTGCAAGGAATTTGCGAAAATCACGCTCCCACGCATTTGCTATTCAAGATCTTACAAAAAATCTTGAAGTAGAGAATATTCGGTCTTTTTCTCATGCTGTAGCTATTTTATCTCTACAAAATATGGAGAACCCGGATCAGGCAATTAAGAACACTTCTAAGCTTCTTTGCGATAAGGGAAGGTTTTTAATGGTGTTAAATCACCCTTGTTTTCGTATTCCTAGAGTATCCTCGTGGCATTATGACGAAGATAAAAAGCTTCTTTCTAGAAAGATTGATCGTTATCTTTCTAAAATGATAATTCCGATAATTGCCCATCCAGGAAAAAAGCAGTCGGAATCTTCTATTTCTTTTCACTTTCCCTTAAGTTACTGGACCCAAGCATTAGCGAGGTTTGGGTTTGTTATTGAGAATATGGAAGAGTGGATCTCCCCTAAAAAATCTATAGGAACACGTGCCAAAGCAGAAAACGTTTGTCGCGAAGAGTTTCCATTATTCTTATTAATCTCTTGTATTAAGATTAATAATATTTAA
- a CDS encoding YihY/virulence factor BrkB family protein: MFRKFSLFSKKKKNPKLGFRNSRIVRSFLLAPKVLLRNEVSKEACVLSYYGLFSCIPILVFFLRLSQHLFVNLDWKEWLLVKFPDYKGPILAIVEAAYRSTTSNIGLVLVGSFFVFCWAGILMLLSLEDGLNKIFRTGWTPISIQRLVSYLIITLVSPMIFIIVCGSWIYITQIMPVQYARLFSLSHSITALYVFSRLTPYLFIYLALFCFYAFLPRVSVQKTAAFISALTAGTLWIIFQKVFFCLQFYLFNYSFTYGALVALPSFLLLLYLYAMIYLFGGAFTFLIQNQGCNFVLPAEQYLTNCYIKLVVCTYILSVVSRDFNQASTPPTAKTIAKNSKIPIGEISQCLDILENEGFILSYKRAYKPTYNISGLTIKDIVEQLLHLKTFSQVHPDAALSLIQSCLKDMFNQATKSSYNLTLTDIAGKIK; the protein is encoded by the coding sequence ATGTTTCGGAAGTTCTCACTATTTTCTAAAAAAAAAAAGAATCCAAAGTTGGGATTTCGAAATAGTCGAATCGTTAGATCTTTCTTACTTGCCCCCAAGGTTTTATTGAGAAATGAGGTTTCTAAAGAGGCCTGTGTTTTGAGTTATTACGGTTTGTTTAGCTGCATACCGATACTCGTCTTTTTTTTAAGGCTATCCCAGCATCTTTTTGTAAATTTAGATTGGAAAGAGTGGCTGCTTGTTAAGTTCCCTGATTATAAAGGACCTATCTTAGCGATTGTTGAAGCTGCTTACCGTTCTACAACGAGTAATATCGGCTTGGTATTGGTAGGAAGTTTCTTTGTTTTTTGCTGGGCTGGGATTCTTATGCTTTTATCCTTAGAAGATGGTTTGAATAAGATCTTCAGAACTGGATGGACCCCAATATCTATTCAGAGATTGGTTTCTTATTTGATCATTACGTTAGTAAGCCCAATGATTTTTATTATTGTGTGCGGCTCATGGATTTATATCACCCAAATTATGCCAGTGCAGTATGCACGTCTATTTTCTCTAAGCCATTCCATTACAGCATTGTACGTATTTTCAAGACTGACGCCCTATTTATTCATCTATTTGGCTTTATTTTGCTTTTATGCATTTTTACCTAGAGTTTCTGTGCAAAAGACAGCAGCGTTTATCTCAGCTTTAACGGCAGGAACACTGTGGATAATTTTTCAGAAGGTTTTCTTCTGCTTACAGTTTTACCTATTTAACTATAGTTTTACTTACGGAGCTTTAGTGGCTCTGCCTTCGTTTTTGCTGCTTCTTTATCTCTATGCAATGATTTATCTTTTTGGAGGGGCTTTTACTTTTCTTATTCAAAATCAAGGATGTAACTTTGTTTTGCCTGCAGAACAGTACTTGACCAATTGCTATATAAAGCTTGTAGTATGCACTTATATTCTTTCTGTGGTATCGAGAGATTTTAATCAGGCCTCCACACCACCTACCGCAAAGACCATAGCTAAAAATTCTAAAATCCCTATTGGAGAGATCTCCCAGTGTTTAGATATTTTAGAAAATGAAGGCTTCATTCTTTCTTATAAGAGAGCTTACAAGCCAACTTATAACATTTCAGGACTCACTATTAAAGATATAGTCGAGCAACTACTCCATTTAAAAACTTTCAGTCAAGTTCATCCAGACGCAGCCTTAAGTTTAATACAAAGTTGTTTGAAAGACATGTTTAATCAAGCAACAAAAAGCTCTTATAACCTAACTCTTACAGATATTGCCGGAAAGATAAAATGA
- a CDS encoding ATP-binding cassette domain-containing protein, whose translation MTVRVKDLTYSVNNKHILSKVSFSLEEGHITLFVGKSGSGKTTILRALVGLVETISGDISIEGEPPALVFQQPELFPHMTVLDNCMHPQIIVKRRSKEEAKDKAYDLLRLLDIEDIATSFPCHLSGGQKQRVAIVRSLCMDKHTLLFDEPTSALDPFSSLTFRRLLESLRDQNLTLGVSTHDMHFVQNCLDRVYLVDQGKIVSTYDKSCGDLDDNHPLSLYLNSVKQ comes from the coding sequence ATGACTGTTAGGGTGAAGGATCTTACGTATTCCGTAAATAACAAACACATTTTATCTAAAGTATCGTTCTCTTTAGAAGAGGGGCACATCACTCTCTTTGTCGGCAAGAGCGGCTCAGGGAAAACAACAATACTGCGTGCACTTGTAGGCTTAGTGGAAACTATAAGTGGGGATATTTCTATAGAAGGAGAACCCCCAGCACTAGTTTTCCAACAACCAGAGCTTTTCCCCCATATGACAGTTTTAGACAACTGTATGCATCCACAAATTATCGTTAAGCGCAGAAGCAAGGAAGAAGCAAAAGATAAGGCATACGATCTTTTAAGGCTTTTAGACATTGAAGACATTGCCACAAGCTTCCCTTGTCATCTTTCTGGCGGACAAAAACAACGAGTAGCTATAGTTCGTTCTCTATGTATGGATAAACATACCTTACTTTTTGACGAACCTACTTCAGCTTTAGATCCTTTTTCTTCCCTAACCTTTAGGCGTTTATTAGAATCCTTAAGGGATCAAAACCTCACGTTGGGGGTATCCACCCACGATATGCACTTTGTTCAAAACTGTCTAGACCGGGTATATCTTGTAGATCAAGGAAAGATTGTGAGCACCTATGACAAGAGCTGCGGAGATTTGGATGACAATCATCCTCTAAGTCTCTATTTAAACTCTGTAAAACAATAG
- a CDS encoding amino acid ABC transporter permease, whose amino-acid sequence MGHWVITAKVLLRGCGYTLFVSGISILCGSLLGLVIGTMTSRYFPCRITRWMGNLYVTVIRGTPLFIQILIFYFGLPSIIGVDPTPLMAGLIALSINSSAYLAENIRGGINALSVGQWESAKVLGYKKSQIFFYIIYPQVFKNILPSLTNEFVALIKESSILMVVGVPELTKVSKDIVSRELNPMEMYSICAGLYLFMTSLFSYVSRLLEKREGYDC is encoded by the coding sequence ATGGGACATTGGGTTATTACAGCAAAGGTGCTGCTACGCGGTTGTGGTTATACGTTATTTGTTAGCGGAATTTCCATACTCTGCGGCTCTCTATTAGGTCTGGTCATCGGAACGATGACGTCGCGCTACTTTCCCTGTCGCATTACACGATGGATGGGAAATCTCTATGTCACGGTAATTCGTGGGACTCCACTATTTATTCAAATTCTTATATTTTATTTCGGGCTACCTTCAATCATCGGCGTGGATCCAACGCCGTTGATGGCGGGATTAATAGCTTTAAGCATTAATTCCTCCGCTTATCTTGCTGAAAATATCCGTGGAGGAATCAATGCCTTATCCGTGGGTCAGTGGGAATCTGCTAAGGTTTTAGGCTACAAGAAATCACAAATTTTTTTTTATATTATCTATCCCCAGGTTTTTAAAAACATACTACCCTCTTTAACTAATGAATTTGTTGCTTTGATTAAAGAAAGCAGCATTTTGATGGTTGTAGGTGTTCCCGAACTTACCAAAGTAAGCAAGGACATTGTTTCTCGAGAACTCAACCCCATGGAAATGTATAGTATTTGTGCTGGCCTATATTTGTTTATGACATCGTTATTTTCTTATGTCTCCAGATTGCTAGAAAAGAGGGAAGGTTATGACTGTTAG
- the argR gene encoding arginine repressor, with product MKKNVAVDEALKEILNKEGASTQEEICEKLSSLGIAMTQSSVSRWLRKVHAIKIPGEKGARYSLPTSIDESSVKGLVFSVRYNSSLIVIRTAPGSASWIASLIDNKFSESILGTLAGDDTIFVTPIAESTISFIAKDIENFLLVFSD from the coding sequence ATGAAAAAAAATGTCGCAGTTGATGAGGCTTTAAAAGAAATTTTAAACAAAGAAGGAGCTTCAACCCAGGAAGAAATTTGTGAAAAACTCTCTTCATTGGGGATTGCCATGACCCAGTCTTCGGTATCGCGTTGGTTAAGAAAAGTTCATGCGATAAAAATTCCCGGAGAAAAGGGGGCCCGATACTCTCTTCCCACATCAATAGACGAATCTAGCGTTAAAGGTTTGGTTTTTTCCGTTAGATATAATTCTTCATTAATTGTTATTCGCACAGCTCCAGGCTCAGCCTCCTGGATCGCCAGCCTAATAGACAATAAGTTTTCGGAAAGCATTTTAGGAACTTTAGCTGGGGACGATACGATTTTTGTCACTCCAATTGCAGAATCAACAATTTCTTTTATAGCCAAAGACATAGAAAACTTCTTGCTAGTTTTTTCGGATTAG
- the tsaD gene encoding tRNA (adenosine(37)-N6)-threonylcarbamoyltransferase complex transferase subunit TsaD, whose product MLTLGLESSCDETACALVDADAQIVANVVSSQQYHASYGGVVPELASRAHLQMLPSVVNSALEKSGVSLDDIDLIAVTHTPGLIGSLAVGVNFAKGLAIGSQKPMIGVNHVEAHLYAAYMEAKNVEFPALGLVMSGAHTSMFLMEDPLSYKLIGNTRDDAIGETFDKVGRFLGLPYPGGALIEMMASQGCEESYPFSAAKVPGYDLSFSGLKTAVLYAIKGNNSNSRSPLPDLSQKEKNNIAASFQKAAFMTIAQKLPKIIKNFSCRSILVGGGVANNKYFQTLLQNTLNLPLYFPSSKLCTDNAAMIAGLGRELFLSRKTTQGITPCARYRWESVADSLSPHP is encoded by the coding sequence ATGCTTACCCTTGGGTTGGAAAGCTCTTGTGATGAGACGGCATGTGCTTTAGTAGATGCCGATGCGCAAATTGTGGCTAATGTAGTCTCCTCGCAACAGTATCACGCTTCTTACGGGGGCGTTGTCCCTGAGCTGGCTTCTAGGGCCCATCTCCAAATGCTTCCTTCTGTGGTAAATTCTGCTTTAGAAAAGTCCGGAGTTTCTTTGGACGATATTGATCTTATCGCTGTGACGCATACTCCAGGATTGATAGGTTCCTTGGCCGTAGGCGTAAATTTTGCTAAAGGATTGGCTATAGGATCTCAAAAACCTATGATCGGAGTTAATCACGTTGAGGCTCATCTTTACGCGGCTTATATGGAAGCAAAAAATGTAGAATTTCCTGCATTAGGATTGGTGATGTCCGGAGCCCACACCTCCATGTTTTTGATGGAAGACCCTTTAAGTTATAAGTTAATAGGGAATACCCGAGATGATGCTATCGGCGAAACTTTTGACAAAGTGGGGCGATTTCTAGGACTTCCTTATCCAGGGGGGGCCTTAATAGAAATGATGGCATCTCAAGGATGCGAAGAATCTTACCCTTTTTCTGCTGCTAAAGTTCCTGGGTATGATTTATCTTTTAGTGGATTAAAAACAGCGGTTCTTTACGCAATTAAAGGGAATAATAGTAATAGCAGATCCCCTCTTCCGGACCTTTCTCAAAAAGAAAAAAACAATATTGCAGCCTCTTTCCAAAAAGCGGCTTTTATGACAATTGCACAAAAACTTCCTAAAATTATAAAAAATTTTTCTTGCAGGTCCATCCTGGTTGGAGGAGGGGTAGCAAACAATAAGTATTTCCAGACCTTATTGCAAAATACTTTAAATTTGCCTTTATATTTTCCTTCTTCTAAGTTATGCACGGATAATGCTGCGATGATTGCAGGATTAGGAAGAGAGCTGTTTCTCTCAAGAAAAACTACCCAAGGAATTACTCCATGCGCAAGATATCGTTGGGAATCTGTTGCGGACTCCTTATCTCCTCATCCCTAA
- a CDS encoding peptide ABC transporter substrate-binding protein: protein MRKISLGICCGLLISSSLTIHGCKSLRTSQERISININMKDDPRSFDPREVRLLSDINLIKHIYEGLVQENTQTGDLEPALAESYFLSDDGTTYTFHLKQAYWSNGDPLTAEDFIASWKQVVSQEVSGIYNFAFDPIKNVKKIQQGKLSLEHVGFRSEDDKTLVIELESPTSHFLKLLALPIFFPVHKDQRCSEPNLPIASSAFYPKKIKQKQWLRLEKNPYYYNQEQVKTQTITVHFIPDPNTAALLFNQGKLHWQGPPWGERIRTETLSHLQSQGNLHSFEVAGTSWLTFNVNKFPLNHIKLRKALALALDKESLVSTIFLDRTKPAQHLLPNSLHTYPSLEAPSKEQRKYLAKQLFQEALEELNISAKDLESHSLVFSAGSSISALLVQMIREQWKDSLGFSIPIAGKEFALLQTELASGHFSLAMGGWFADFSDPMAFLTIFAYPSGVPPYVLNHKDFIKLLTTIQEERDLKKRRELVSQASLYLETFHIIEPIYHDAFHFALNKKLSNFNFSPTGVVDFRYVKAS, encoded by the coding sequence ATGCGCAAGATATCGTTGGGAATCTGTTGCGGACTCCTTATCTCCTCATCCCTAACGATTCATGGATGTAAAAGCCTTCGAACATCACAAGAACGTATCTCAATAAATATAAATATGAAAGACGATCCGAGGTCTTTTGACCCTCGCGAAGTCCGTTTGCTTTCTGACATTAACTTGATTAAGCATATTTATGAGGGATTAGTTCAGGAAAATACACAGACAGGAGATCTAGAACCAGCTCTTGCTGAAAGCTATTTTCTATCCGATGATGGAACAACATATACCTTTCATTTAAAGCAGGCGTACTGGAGTAATGGTGATCCCCTAACTGCTGAAGACTTTATTGCCTCTTGGAAACAAGTTGTAAGCCAAGAAGTTTCTGGGATTTATAATTTTGCCTTTGACCCTATTAAAAATGTTAAGAAAATTCAACAAGGAAAGCTTTCTCTAGAACATGTTGGTTTTCGCTCCGAGGATGATAAAACTCTAGTTATTGAGTTAGAATCTCCTACCTCTCACTTCTTAAAACTTTTAGCATTACCGATTTTCTTCCCAGTACATAAAGATCAGCGATGTTCGGAACCAAATCTACCAATTGCTAGCAGCGCATTTTATCCTAAAAAAATAAAACAGAAACAATGGCTGCGTTTAGAGAAAAATCCCTACTACTACAATCAGGAGCAAGTTAAAACTCAAACAATTACAGTACATTTTATCCCCGATCCTAATACCGCAGCTCTATTGTTTAATCAAGGAAAGTTGCATTGGCAAGGGCCTCCCTGGGGTGAACGTATTCGCACAGAAACCCTATCGCATTTGCAATCTCAAGGGAATCTCCATTCTTTCGAAGTGGCGGGAACCTCTTGGTTAACTTTTAACGTAAATAAATTTCCTCTTAATCATATCAAGTTAAGAAAGGCACTAGCCTTAGCTTTGGATAAGGAATCTTTGGTTTCTACGATATTTTTAGATAGAACTAAGCCTGCTCAACATTTGTTGCCTAATAGTTTACATACTTACCCAAGTTTAGAGGCTCCTTCTAAAGAACAACGTAAGTATCTAGCTAAACAACTCTTTCAAGAAGCTTTGGAAGAACTTAATATTTCAGCAAAGGATTTGGAGAGTCATTCCCTCGTTTTTTCTGCGGGTTCTTCAATAAGCGCTTTGCTTGTTCAGATGATTCGCGAACAATGGAAAGACTCTCTGGGATTCTCTATTCCTATAGCAGGAAAGGAATTTGCACTTTTGCAAACGGAACTAGCTTCAGGACATTTCTCATTGGCAATGGGAGGATGGTTCGCAGATTTTTCCGACCCTATGGCGTTTCTAACAATTTTTGCTTACCCCTCGGGAGTTCCTCCTTATGTATTAAACCATAAGGATTTCATAAAACTTCTAACAACAATTCAAGAAGAAAGGGATCTAAAAAAACGTCGTGAATTGGTTTCTCAAGCATCTCTATATCTAGAAACATTCCATATTATTGAGCCCATTTATCACGATGCTTTTCATTTTGCTCTAAATAAAAAACTGTCGAACTTTAATTTTTCTCCGACTGGAGTTGTAGATTTTCGCTACGTTAAAGCTTCATAA